Proteins encoded by one window of Xenopus tropicalis strain Nigerian chromosome 6, UCB_Xtro_10.0, whole genome shotgun sequence:
- the znf184 gene encoding zinc finger protein 184 (The RefSeq protein has 15 substitutions compared to this genomic sequence) codes for MDTQGKDLANKECGQDFGTEPNPLTGTECGETSSLTKDCQGQRNISTRKKPFECTKCGKGYISRIALLTHQKSHTVGKPFTCTKCGKSFHRKANLLCHQRVHSKKKPFTCNECGKRFSQKSLLVKHQKSHTGERNVTCPECGKTLSSSGSLHNHLKIHTGEKPFTCTECGKGFAQKNNLVSHMYIHTGEKPFACTVCSKDFAQKSSLLSHMKIHTGEKPFSCTECGKNFAHKSSFLSHLQTHTGEKPFTCTECGKGYFSRITLLAHQKCHTQGPFICTQCGKSFSTESGLFRHRHVHNVDQTFSCKECGKCFNQKRLLISHQNTHTGERNVTCPECGKTLSSSSSLHIHLKTHTGVKPFTCTECGKGFTQKNRLESHMKLHTGENPFTCTECGKCFTQKCYLKSHMKIHTGEKPFTCTECGKQFTRKESLLGHLNLHTGVKPFTCSECGKGFAKRSSLVSHMKLHTEEKNFSCTECGKKFVQKAGLVYHLKIHTGEKLFCTECGKGVRSKSHLASHMKKHTGEKPYTCSECGKSFAQRNNLVSHMKIHTGEKPFTCTECGKGFAKAVGLQKHKCVHQKEKKPLMCTE; via the coding sequence atggacaCCCAGGGGAAACATTTGGCCAATAAGGAGTGTGGGCAGGACTTTGGTACTGAGCCCAATCCTCTCACCGGTACTGAATGTGGGGAAACATCATCTCTAACCAAAGACTGTCAGGGGCAAAGAAACATTTCTACAAGAAAAAAACCCTTTGAGTGCACAAAATGTGGGAAAGGCTACATCAGTAGGATTGCCCTACTCACTCACCAGAAAAGTCACACAGTGGGGAAACCTTTCACTTGCACAAAATGTGGCAAGAGTTTCCATCGAAAAGCCAACCTTCTCTGCCACCAGCGCGTCCACTCAAAGAAGAAACCTTTTACTTGTAACGAATGTGGGAAACGCTTCTCTCAAAAAAGTTTACTTGTCAATCACCAGAAAACTCACACGGGGGAGAGAAATGTCACTTGTCCAGAATGTGGGAAAACTCTGTCTTCCAGTGGCAGCCTTCATAATCACctcaaaatacacacaggggagaaaccattcacttgtacagaatgtggcaaaggctttactCAAAAGAataaccttgtatctcatatgtacatacacacaggggagaaaccttttgcTTGTACAGTATGTAGCAAAGACTTTGCTCAAAAGAGTAGTCTtttatctcatatgaaaatacacacaggggagaaaccattcacttgtacagaatgtgggaaaaactTTGCACACAAGAGCAGCTTCCTAAGTCACCTGCAAacccacactggggagaaaccattcacttgtacagaatgcgGGAAAGGCTACTTCAGCAGGATAACCCTTCTCGCTCACCAAAAATGTCACACACAGGAGCCTTTCATTTGCACAAAATGTGGCAAGAGCTTTAGTGCAGAAAGCAGCCTTTTTCGTCACCGACATGTCCACAACGTCGAACAAACATTTTCTTGTAAAGAATGTGGTAAATGCTTCAATCAAAAAAGGCTCCTTATCGGGCACCAGAATATTCACACGGGGGAGAGAAATGTCACTTGTCCAGAATGTGGGAAAACTCTGTCTTCTAGTAGCAGCCTTCATATTCACCTTAAAACACACACAGGGgtgaaaccattcacttgtacagaatgtggcaaaggctttactCAAAAGAATCGCCTTGAATCTCATATGAaactacacacaggggagaaaccattcacttgtacagaatgtggcaaagggtTTACTCAAAAATGTTACCTTAagtctcatatgaaaatacacacaggggagaaaccattcacttgcacagaatgtgggaaacagTTTACACGCAAGGAAAGCCTCTTAGGTCACCTGAATCTCCACACTGGGGtgaaaccattcacttgttcagaatgtggcaaaggctttgctaaAAGGAGTAGCCTTGTACCTCATATGAAACTACACACGGAGGAAAAAAATTTctcttgcacagaatgtgggaaaaaatTTGTACAGAAGGCTGGCTTGGTATATCACCTGAAAATCCACACTGGGGAAAAATTGTTTTGTACAGAATGTGGAAAAGGGGTTCGCAGTAAGAGCCACCTAGCATCTCATATGAAAaaacacacaggggagaaaccctatacTTGTTcagaatgtggcaaaagcttTGCTCAAAGGAataaccttgtatctcatatgaaaatacacacaggggagaaaccattcacttgtacagaatgtggcaaaggctttgctaaAGCTGTAGGTCTCCAAAAACATAAGTGTGTTCACCAAAAGGAGAAGAAACCTTTAATGTGTACAGAATGA